ACGAGCGGCTCCACGCAGCTGCTGTGAGCACCCAGACAGAAGCAGTCGACCGTCGAGCGCCTTATAGCAGTTAGCAGTCTGGCTAATCTACCTGTGATAACATTGATATTCAATagataacaacaaaataatctgaGTATTTCAAACAACCCATAGTATGTATTCATGAATAGCGATATTATAAAACTATACACTTTTACATATAGAGCTAATCGATGATCTGTTGTCCTATAATATGTCCTGGTCATGACGTACACGGACTGACAGCTTTATTACTGCTGACAGAGATCTCAAAGGCATCTAAATGATAAGACAGGTCAATTCTgcaaaatcaaattacagcaaaTATTCTCCCAtcattttaaacttttcatAAATGTACTTGACTGAATCTGTGTGACAacgcagctgctgcagcttatTGTAAATTTTAAGCTGCTGTCAGGGATTTAATTATATTGTAGTAAGTGTTGAGTTGGTCTGTAATCCAACAGTCCTGTTATACATCTTTCACATCGGACAGAGAACCCTCGGACGTCTGCTAACACCTGCTAGCATCtgctaacagcagcaggtggGTCCAGTTGACCCGGGTTAAACCTTGGGTGTATTCTGCGGAGGTTTATGATCTCTCTGTCATGGCCTCAGTCTGTAACTTGACTACATATTTTACACAATCGGACAAAAGACGAAGGAATTTCCTgatatccctgcccactttatccaatcaggtCAGAGAGCTCTACAGGgggcggtcctgtctgctcgtgAACGCGCACGGTGCCTCCGGTCTGCAGTAATGGCGGAGCAGAAGAAGCTGCCGATCCCGGCCCTGCCTCAGACGGCCTACACCACCAAGCAGGGCAAGAGGAGGAAAactctggaggagaagagagaagcgAAGCGAGCCGCCtccaggaggaggcaggagtcCTGCAGGACCCGCGTTTACATCGGAGCAGCTTTCGACCGCTGGAAGAACCTGAAGGACTCGAAGGGTCTGAAGAGCGACGCGGAGCtcgcgctgctgctgctggacaggtGAGTCACAGACACCTGGCGGCTGGACACGGACGGTTAGCTCAGGTGTGTTCGGTACTGGCTGTCTGTGATCAGTGTCGCTCGATGGCTCTGGGCTGTAGAGGTagctaacagttagcagcactgATAATATTAGCTCCCGAGCTAACGGCTGAAAGCTAGCTTAGCTCACACCTCGGAGGTATGAGCagtgcgggggggggggagggtaAGATAATAACGTCCATCTGTCCTCTCGTAGCTATGAGAGAGGCTGCCCGGCACCGACCCACGGACAGAGACTCCCGTCCCGCGGGAGCAGGAGCGCACCTGACaggtagctaacgttagctgctaaCATAGCCTCTGTGCTTCCAGTATGATCACAGTCAGCTGAGTGACGTGTCTCCTCAGGGATCAGGCTCAGACAGCAGATGTGCAGCCGCTGAACGGAAACAGCCCTGCGGAGGAAACTGGACTGTaccaggtggaggtgaggtgagTGTGCTCCTGACGTCATTACCACACACAGGTGACTCGTTCTCCAGTCCGTCAGTGGGCTTAAGTCAGACCTCCAGCAGCttgtgaggctgcagcagtaCTTAAGGAGAACTTATTATAATAAATCAGATGTGCAGGTAGATAACTGTCCTGCTGCCTGCAGCGTGGACTGGGACGATGACACCTGGGAGGCGGAGACCCATGAAGGTGTGCCTCTGACGTCATCTGAGGAAGACCTAACGCTGGAGGTGAACAGTGAGGATGACGAGGACAGTGATGAAGAGTATGTGCACCCTGTCTGTGTTAGGTGAGTTGTgactgcatgtctgtgtgttgtgtctgactGTTGACTGACTGTTGGCTCCTGCAGGCCTGCTGGTGCCCTGAACACAGAACTCTGCCTCCGTGACAGAGGAGACGACAGCGGCTCTGGTCCAGATCCAGCTGCTGACGTCCATGTAGAGACGTGACATCACTCGTCTGGTCGTGTTGAGTGTCATGATGTCACAGCACACTTCACTCGTGATGTCATCAGGATGCTTCAGCTACTCTTTTCTTCAGGTGATCGAGTGGACGACCTGGTTTTTCCAGTGTAACGACACTAAAGAAACGATCATGTTGGCGGACGCAGGCGAGAGAAGCTGTCAGAGTTCTGCACAGACGTCCACTATTCATGTCTTTATGGTATGTCATGTTCTTCATGTTCTGCTGGTGTCACAGATCCAAATGTTCTGAATACCAACCATGTTTGTTCAGCCAAActcagtttgtctctctctccacagcaggAGCACTTCAGAAAGACGAGTGCAGTGACGGACACAAGTGTTGTTATAAAGGACAGTGGCCCCTGCTTGGACCTCTGCACCGCGTGGGCCCGCGGGCCTGTTCAGGCTGTGTTCTGATTCCTGAACATGTGTTAGAATAAATCACTGAGCAGTCCACTTCAGATGGCCACAGTCTTATTCCTGCATCATAAATCCAACCAGACTGGGGtcaattaaaatgtatcattataATTTTTTTACAGGCTGAATTATCACATTTTACTCAGTtctaagaaaaataaaataacaacaacaaagtcaaAGTGTCTGAAATCCTCCATGGGCAGCTTGACTCTGTGCTCGATTGTTCTGCCTGAAATGAAGCGTGacagaaaaagataaaatattttaCAGCGAAACGTTAAAACCactcaacagaaacacacacacacacgtgtgatGGATGTGATCAGTGAAGCAGGATCAATAAcattgatgatgtcagtgtgatgaAGCTTCCTCAGTCAACCCATTTTTTGTTCAGAAAGGTGGAAAGACACAGTTTTCTTTATGTAAATCATGTTTCCA
This sequence is a window from Acanthopagrus latus isolate v.2019 chromosome 8, fAcaLat1.1, whole genome shotgun sequence. Protein-coding genes within it:
- the LOC119023820 gene encoding uncharacterized protein LOC119023820 isoform X1; translated protein: MAEQKKLPIPALPQTAYTTKQGKRRKTLEEKREAKRAASRRRQESCRTRVYIGAAFDRWKNLKDSKGLKSDAELALLLLDSYERGCPAPTHGQRLPSRGSRSAPDRDQAQTADVQPLNGNSPAEETGLYQVEVSVDWDDDTWEAETHEGVPLTSSEEDLTLEVNSEDDEDSDEEYVHPVCVRPAGALNTELCLRDRGDDSGSGPDPAADVHVET
- the LOC119023820 gene encoding uncharacterized protein LOC119023820 isoform X2, producing MAEQKKLPIPALPQTAYTTKQGKRRKTLEEKREAKRAASRRRQESCRTRVYIGAAFDRWKNLKDSKGLKSDAELALLLLDSYERGCPAPTHGQRLPSRGSRSAPDRDQAQTADVQPLNGNSPAEETGLYQVEVSVDWDDDTWEAETHEGVPLTSSEEDLTLEVNSEDDEDSDEEPAGALNTELCLRDRGDDSGSGPDPAADVHVET
- the LOC119023820 gene encoding uncharacterized protein LOC119023820 isoform X3, whose translation is MAEQKKLPIPALPQTAYTTKQGKRRKTLEEKREAKRAASRRRQESCRTRVYIGAAFDRWKNLKDSKGLKSDAELALLLLDSYERGCPAPTHGQRLPSRGSRSAPDRDQAQTADVQPLNGNSPAEETGLYQVEVSVDWDDDTWEAETHEGVPLTSSEEDLTLEVNSEDDEDSDEEYVHPVCVR